In Novosphingobium resinovorum, the following are encoded in one genomic region:
- a CDS encoding O-antigen ligase family protein has translation MLARIPANLGTAGAAAGLALMCLYAALRIDQCREALLRCRWQLAYPIVALVSIAWAVQPLVTGRAAVQMAVTAFAGLLLSQAVRPRAVLAGLFCAFAGYTVISFLVGHTRPDGVTGAPALFGLGGEAKNYFADSAATGALLAVAMLAASLERRAFGWAAGLAGIAVVCILATEQARSAGAVASLALSGALLVLLLALRMRSLAFKARAAAVLVAGLCLGAVFFEQLLEIVQQLSSKDAGLTGRGYLWYRAQFIIAERPWLGTGYFGFWTPTNPDAVGLWRHFDIRQEGTAFSFHNSYIQTIVETGYLGLAVLVGTWLAGTLALLRRFVLTRSLPTCFWLAYLTMELSKSPVEPIRPAALVAPTVMLFAALGFGWFPAVRAPESA, from the coding sequence GTGCTGGCGCGTATACCCGCCAATCTGGGCACGGCGGGTGCGGCGGCGGGGTTGGCGCTGATGTGCCTGTATGCCGCGCTGAGGATCGATCAATGCCGCGAAGCCCTGCTGCGATGCCGATGGCAACTGGCCTATCCCATCGTCGCGCTGGTCTCGATCGCATGGGCGGTTCAGCCTCTGGTGACGGGCAGAGCGGCGGTGCAGATGGCGGTGACCGCGTTCGCAGGCCTGCTGTTGTCGCAGGCTGTTCGCCCGAGGGCGGTGCTGGCAGGGCTTTTCTGCGCCTTTGCGGGCTATACCGTGATTTCGTTTCTTGTCGGACATACGCGGCCGGACGGCGTGACCGGGGCTCCGGCACTGTTCGGCCTTGGCGGAGAAGCGAAGAACTACTTCGCCGACAGCGCCGCCACGGGGGCGCTTCTGGCGGTGGCCATGCTCGCGGCAAGCCTGGAGAGGCGGGCATTCGGATGGGCGGCCGGTCTTGCAGGCATAGCCGTGGTTTGCATCCTCGCGACCGAGCAGGCGCGATCTGCCGGTGCCGTGGCCTCGCTGGCATTGAGCGGCGCATTACTGGTGCTGCTTCTGGCATTGCGCATGCGATCGTTGGCTTTCAAGGCGCGTGCTGCCGCTGTGCTGGTTGCAGGCTTGTGCCTGGGCGCCGTCTTCTTCGAGCAGTTGTTGGAAATAGTGCAGCAGTTGTCGTCGAAGGATGCCGGGCTCACCGGGCGGGGTTACCTGTGGTATCGTGCCCAGTTCATCATAGCCGAACGTCCCTGGCTCGGGACCGGCTACTTCGGTTTCTGGACCCCGACGAACCCGGATGCGGTCGGGCTCTGGCGACATTTCGACATTCGCCAGGAAGGAACCGCCTTTTCCTTCCATAACAGTTATATACAGACCATCGTGGAGACAGGATATCTGGGGCTGGCGGTGCTCGTCGGGACGTGGCTCGCCGGGACGCTTGCGCTGTTGCGGCGGTTCGTGCTGACACGTTCGCTGCCGACGTGCTTCTGGCTCGCCTATCTGACGATGGAACTGAGCAAATCTCCCGTCGAGCCCATTCGTCCGGCCGCTCTGGTCGCGCCTACGGTGATGCTCTTTGCGGCGCTTGGCTTCGGCTGGTTTCCTGCCGTCCGGGCGCCGGAATCAGCCTGA